One Desulfatiglans sp. DNA segment encodes these proteins:
- a CDS encoding ferredoxin family protein: protein MSEKIYAMTNVITPNQPVIFDPDYCTGCNNCVDTCQVDVYIPNPEAGAPPIILHPDECWYCGCCVNDCPSDGAIRFNWPLQSRAYWKNKKTGEIGQV, encoded by the coding sequence ATGTCCGAAAAAATATATGCAATGACCAATGTTATCACGCCAAACCAACCGGTCATCTTTGACCCGGATTACTGCACCGGGTGCAACAATTGTGTGGATACATGCCAGGTGGATGTATATATCCCTAACCCTGAGGCAGGCGCACCGCCCATTATACTGCACCCTGATGAATGCTGGTATTGCGGATGCTGTGTAAACGACTGCCCGTCAGATGGGGCCATAAGGTTCAACTGGCCGCTTCAGTCCAGGGCCTACTGGAAGAACAAGAAGACAGGGGAGATAGGGCAGGTATAA
- a CDS encoding ABC transporter permease — protein sequence MLNIIRQLIRDTKSQKLRTFLTLFGMIWGTTAVSLLLAFGDGFHQQLAKESAGIGNGVVIGWPSRTSIPYDGLNKGRYILVDDEDILLIRKKAVGLGFISSEYQSGMKLQYGTKILSVGVAGIEPEYGEIRNLIPQAGGRFINPIDLQLKKRVLFIGNELAEQVFGNDPPVGRTLNLNGSPFLVVGVMKKKEQNSNYNGSDKGKVFIPATTFKMMTGQKYAGNLVFTATDVDKTGALITDVRHILAARHRFSPDDEEAIGFWDTSENAKFINTLMLAFRIFLGMIGCLTMVVGGIGISNIMNVVVEERTREIGIKMALGAKPRFILGQFMIETLSLSIAGGVIGIIITYIICMTFPVLHLSDTVGDPRLSPSSAAATALVLGLISFISGWFPARTAANLDPVTAMKM from the coding sequence ATGCTAAACATCATACGTCAGCTTATCCGTGACACAAAGAGCCAGAAGCTCCGCACCTTCCTTACACTGTTCGGTATGATATGGGGCACCACTGCAGTAAGCCTGCTTTTGGCCTTTGGCGACGGGTTTCATCAGCAACTGGCCAAAGAAAGTGCGGGTATAGGAAACGGTGTTGTAATCGGCTGGCCATCACGAACATCAATTCCATATGACGGGCTCAACAAGGGCCGCTATATACTGGTAGATGATGAGGATATCCTTCTTATCAGGAAAAAGGCTGTTGGCCTTGGTTTTATCTCCAGTGAATATCAATCAGGAATGAAACTCCAGTATGGCACAAAAATCCTTTCTGTTGGGGTGGCAGGCATAGAACCTGAATATGGCGAAATCCGCAACCTTATCCCTCAAGCAGGGGGCAGGTTTATAAACCCCATTGACCTTCAGTTGAAAAAACGGGTGCTTTTTATTGGTAATGAACTGGCCGAACAGGTCTTCGGTAATGATCCACCGGTTGGCCGCACTCTGAATCTAAATGGTTCCCCTTTTCTGGTTGTGGGTGTGATGAAAAAAAAGGAACAGAACTCCAATTACAATGGCTCAGACAAGGGCAAGGTCTTTATCCCTGCCACAACATTCAAGATGATGACAGGCCAGAAGTATGCGGGTAACCTTGTCTTTACAGCAACAGATGTTGATAAGACCGGGGCACTGATTACCGATGTGCGGCATATACTGGCGGCACGGCACCGGTTCAGCCCTGATGATGAAGAGGCAATAGGCTTCTGGGACACATCTGAAAATGCAAAATTTATCAATACCCTTATGCTTGCCTTCAGGATATTCCTGGGGATGATAGGGTGCCTTACCATGGTCGTAGGAGGAATCGGCATATCAAATATCATGAATGTTGTGGTTGAAGAACGTACAAGAGAGATAGGCATAAAAATGGCCCTCGGCGCTAAACCGCGGTTTATCCTTGGTCAGTTTATGATAGAGACCCTCTCTCTTTCAATTGCTGGCGGGGTCATAGGCATCATAATAACTTATATAATATGCATGACCTTTCCTGTGCTGCACCTGAGCGATACAGTGGGAGATCCAAGGCTATCGCCATCTTCAGCTGCTGCCACTGCGCTGGTTCTGGGGTTAATAAGTTTTATCTCAGGCTGGTTCCCGGCGCGTACTGCCGCTAACCTGGACCCTGTAACAGCCATGAAGATGTGA
- a CDS encoding ABC transporter permease: MHIPRIGLILYLFLSSSRVQKKRAVLTIASIAWGTLSLLLLLAFGEGLSISTSTAMQGIGKDIAVLWPGTTSLTWQGLPPGRPIRLEIEAVELLRERVVNLADAAGEIQNFGVGIKYGKTGTNATIKGVTWGFGEIRNHIPAPGGRFIDIKDEDSRRRVAFMGDEIAKKIFGNEDPVGKELLIEKTPYTVIGVMMPKVMMGNYNGMDKDQICIPITTFKAQFNRDRLQMLIIKPDHPARMKAVLEGVNKVLGVKYGFDPADKRVLGTWDTVESSKSQRDIMVGLKIFLGIIGGLTLIIGGVGVANIMYAVVKERTKEIGVKMALGARSTWITGPVVLEGMLYTLTGGTIGLLMAMGAIILLGHLPTEGNQALEMLGKPTLSIPIGIVSALILGIIGLAAGYFPARRAASINPAETLRYE; encoded by the coding sequence ATGCATATACCGAGAATAGGATTAATACTCTATCTGTTTTTGAGTTCAAGCCGAGTCCAGAAAAAAAGGGCTGTACTCACCATTGCATCAATCGCCTGGGGAACACTCTCTCTCCTGCTGCTGCTTGCCTTTGGAGAGGGGTTAAGTATCTCTACCTCCACTGCAATGCAGGGCATAGGTAAAGATATTGCCGTATTATGGCCAGGGACAACAAGCCTTACATGGCAGGGGCTCCCACCCGGAAGACCGATAAGGCTTGAAATAGAGGCTGTTGAGCTTTTAAGGGAAAGGGTTGTGAACCTCGCGGACGCAGCAGGGGAGATACAGAATTTTGGTGTGGGCATAAAGTATGGCAAGACAGGGACAAATGCCACTATAAAAGGGGTTACATGGGGATTTGGTGAGATACGCAATCATATACCTGCACCAGGGGGCCGCTTTATTGATATCAAGGATGAAGATTCGAGAAGAAGGGTTGCCTTTATGGGTGATGAAATAGCAAAAAAGATCTTCGGTAATGAAGACCCGGTTGGTAAAGAGCTCCTTATTGAAAAGACCCCCTACACAGTTATCGGGGTGATGATGCCCAAGGTGATGATGGGGAATTACAACGGCATGGATAAAGACCAGATATGTATACCCATTACCACATTCAAGGCACAGTTTAATAGGGACAGGCTTCAGATGCTTATCATAAAGCCTGACCACCCGGCGCGAATGAAGGCTGTGCTTGAAGGGGTAAACAAGGTGCTCGGGGTAAAATATGGTTTTGATCCCGCTGATAAAAGGGTGTTAGGGACATGGGATACAGTAGAATCATCGAAAAGCCAGCGTGATATCATGGTTGGCCTGAAGATATTCCTGGGAATCATAGGGGGGCTTACTCTTATTATAGGTGGCGTGGGTGTCGCCAATATCATGTATGCGGTTGTAAAGGAGCGCACAAAGGAGATAGGGGTAAAAATGGCCCTTGGCGCGCGCAGCACATGGATTACAGGCCCTGTAGTCCTTGAGGGCATGCTTTACACTCTTACAGGTGGCACTATCGGTCTGTTAATGGCCATGGGGGCAATCATACTACTTGGGCATCTTCCGACAGAGGGAAACCAGGCTTTGGAAATGCTTGGAAAGCCAACCCTGTCTATCCCCATAGGCATTGTATCGGCTCTTATACTTGGCATTATTGGCCTTGCAGCAGGATATTTCCCTGCAAGGCGTGCTGCATCCATTAACCCTGCGGAGACGCTCCGCTACGAATGA
- a CDS encoding efflux RND transporter periplasmic adaptor subunit produces MKKFAKVLLLLIVVSVIAVGGYSWVKNRKPADQGFVLVDAAKGDITEKAVAIGQIEPRQKFHIKSKISGIVKRCPAEVGDTINTGDPIIEISPDPTPDELLEAEHLVKTAQLSFDRAKKDWEHSQELAREGIESINKRDVQKESYERAGIELTRAKDRMQLIQDGRISGRGKDMETIVRAPAKGILLQRLVNPGDPVVPLTSYQAGTELATLADMNDLVFKGTVDEIDVGKLKINMPVRIKIGALPDQAVTGRLSKIAPQATEKDNAKLFEVEIELEQFKDVELRAGYSANADIVIREKKEILMIPERLVIFEDNGAKAFVEIPGKTPDAEPKKEPITVGLSDGLNIEVVSGLNEGQKLVQRPPREIKG; encoded by the coding sequence ATGAAGAAGTTTGCAAAGGTTCTCCTTTTATTAATTGTTGTTTCAGTAATTGCTGTTGGAGGTTACTCATGGGTAAAGAATCGCAAACCCGCTGATCAGGGATTTGTGCTTGTGGATGCAGCAAAGGGAGATATAACCGAAAAGGCGGTTGCCATAGGACAGATAGAGCCAAGACAGAAATTCCACATAAAATCAAAGATCTCAGGCATTGTAAAAAGATGCCCGGCTGAGGTAGGGGATACGATCAATACTGGTGACCCGATCATAGAGATCAGCCCTGATCCCACCCCTGATGAACTCCTTGAGGCTGAGCATCTTGTAAAGACAGCACAACTCTCATTTGACCGGGCAAAAAAGGACTGGGAGCACTCACAGGAGCTCGCCCGTGAGGGGATAGAATCAATAAACAAAAGGGATGTTCAGAAGGAGTCATATGAACGCGCAGGGATAGAGTTAACCAGGGCAAAGGATCGCATGCAGCTCATACAGGATGGCCGTATAAGCGGCAGGGGTAAAGATATGGAGACAATAGTAAGGGCCCCTGCGAAAGGCATATTGTTACAGCGTCTTGTAAACCCCGGAGACCCGGTTGTCCCACTTACAAGCTATCAGGCAGGCACAGAGCTTGCCACGCTTGCAGACATGAATGACCTTGTTTTTAAGGGTACAGTAGATGAGATAGATGTTGGCAAACTTAAGATTAACATGCCTGTGCGAATAAAAATAGGGGCGCTGCCTGACCAGGCCGTCACAGGCAGATTGAGTAAGATAGCCCCGCAGGCCACAGAAAAGGACAATGCAAAGCTTTTTGAGGTAGAGATAGAGCTGGAGCAGTTCAAGGATGTGGAGCTCAGGGCCGGGTACTCTGCCAATGCGGATATTGTGATACGAGAAAAAAAAGAGATACTCATGATACCTGAACGGCTGGTCATATTTGAGGATAATGGCGCAAAGGCCTTTGTAGAGATACCGGGAAAGACACCTGATGCAGAACCAAAAAAGGAGCCTATAACAGTTGGGCTCTCAGATGGACTCAATATAGAGGTCGTGTCAGGTTTAAATGAAGGTCAAAAGCTTGTACAGAGGCCTCCCAGGGAGATAAAGGGATAG
- a CDS encoding FAD-binding protein has product MTTWHDYLKKTGQPPSWPYPIRFEQEQEIDADVLVIGGGIAGCWAAISAAREGVKVVLLEKGDTVRSGAGGPGCDHWCNVPANPHSRVNPDEWAEHMADVPWSCGIGLQIQCREDWDTLLEMEQMGGKIRDTNDEYVGAEGRYDDTKLMFSPRYGVKHNLWPEPGAGEPGFNPPEKRSNVVIRIWGSTFKPALKRECKRLGVKVMDRVAGTSLLTENGEQGARVIGATGLNSRTGEFVIVKAKSTIIATGGAGDLWLMNSELCGMSSMHPRTWTGEGLIMAFKAGAEIANLEVSMPIGIATGLKHKWYTGAGDASYENVPIVDANGKRVPFPIQGWEDAGAMIPSPEVQMKVAEEVKKGNFALPFYGDWPSMSDVERRATWDLMLGEESTTKIIIDTFNKAGFDGSRDLQQSYRFIEGAGMPQWRNGGGNFMMDWNLKTNLDGLYVAGTQLLGGQDHSYCAATGRYAGRKAASYAREIGQGKLSRDQIQKEKERIYAPTRRDSGIEWKEFHAGIARINQYYNSEFKTENLFRIGLYALERMEKEFAPQLYACDPHKLLRTIEDLTMLEHSKIIMQASIARKASRMGFQRIDYPKMDQPEWNKFLVARLVNDKFTTRLQEQRFWGNMKKEYEAHNRDYKGVYKK; this is encoded by the coding sequence ATGACAACATGGCATGATTACCTAAAAAAGACAGGTCAACCTCCAAGCTGGCCCTATCCGATTCGTTTTGAGCAGGAACAGGAGATCGATGCGGATGTGCTTGTGATCGGAGGCGGTATTGCAGGCTGCTGGGCTGCCATATCAGCGGCCAGGGAAGGGGTAAAGGTGGTGCTGCTCGAAAAGGGCGATACGGTCAGAAGCGGGGCAGGGGGGCCTGGCTGCGATCACTGGTGTAATGTGCCTGCAAACCCCCATTCCAGGGTTAATCCTGATGAGTGGGCAGAACACATGGCAGATGTGCCCTGGAGCTGCGGGATAGGGCTTCAGATTCAGTGCAGGGAAGACTGGGACACACTCCTTGAGATGGAGCAGATGGGCGGAAAGATACGTGATACTAATGATGAGTATGTAGGCGCTGAGGGCAGGTATGATGATACCAAACTCATGTTTTCTCCCAGGTATGGGGTAAAACATAATCTCTGGCCTGAACCGGGCGCTGGCGAACCGGGCTTTAATCCGCCTGAAAAGAGATCAAATGTAGTTATCAGGATATGGGGATCAACCTTTAAACCTGCATTGAAAAGGGAATGCAAACGTTTAGGCGTTAAGGTAATGGACAGGGTCGCAGGCACAAGCCTCTTAACTGAAAATGGCGAACAGGGCGCACGTGTTATAGGCGCAACAGGGCTTAACAGCAGGACAGGCGAGTTTGTTATTGTAAAGGCAAAATCAACCATTATTGCCACTGGCGGCGCAGGCGATCTGTGGCTCATGAACTCAGAACTCTGCGGCATGTCAAGTATGCATCCAAGGACATGGACAGGTGAAGGGCTTATAATGGCATTCAAGGCGGGCGCTGAGATTGCAAACCTTGAGGTAAGCATGCCGATAGGTATTGCAACTGGGCTAAAGCACAAATGGTATACAGGGGCTGGTGACGCCAGTTATGAAAATGTGCCTATAGTTGATGCGAATGGCAAAAGGGTTCCATTTCCTATCCAGGGCTGGGAGGATGCAGGCGCTATGATACCTTCGCCGGAAGTCCAGATGAAGGTCGCTGAAGAGGTTAAAAAAGGGAATTTCGCTCTGCCATTTTATGGCGACTGGCCATCAATGTCTGATGTGGAAAGAAGGGCCACATGGGACCTTATGCTTGGAGAAGAGTCCACAACAAAAATCATTATAGATACATTTAACAAGGCAGGTTTTGATGGCAGCCGCGACCTTCAGCAGAGTTACAGGTTTATAGAGGGTGCAGGTATGCCGCAGTGGAGGAATGGCGGCGGTAATTTCATGATGGACTGGAACCTGAAAACCAACCTGGATGGATTATATGTGGCAGGCACCCAGCTCTTGGGCGGCCAGGATCACAGTTACTGCGCTGCTACCGGGAGATATGCCGGTAGAAAGGCAGCTTCCTATGCAAGGGAGATAGGGCAGGGTAAGTTGTCACGTGATCAGATTCAGAAGGAAAAAGAGAGGATATATGCGCCAACACGCAGAGATAGCGGTATAGAGTGGAAGGAGTTCCACGCAGGGATCGCAAGGATCAACCAGTATTACAACAGCGAATTCAAGACGGAGAACCTTTTCAGGATTGGGCTTTACGCACTTGAAAGGATGGAAAAGGAATTTGCACCCCAGCTCTATGCGTGTGATCCGCATAAACTTTTGAGAACTATTGAAGACCTCACCATGCTGGAGCACTCAAAGATTATTATGCAGGCATCCATAGCGAGAAAGGCGAGCCGCATGGGATTTCAGCGTATAGACTACCCGAAGATGGACCAGCCTGAGTGGAACAAGTTCCTTGTTGCAAGGCTTGTGAATGATAAATTTACAACAAGACTACAGGAACAGAGGTTCTGGGGAAACATGAAGAAGGAGTATGAGGCCCATAACAGGGATTATAAAGGGGTGTACAAGAAATAA
- a CDS encoding ABC transporter ATP-binding protein: protein MLLRNFFNSKSNNHKQENGEVISLKRLSKVYDTGKIKVEALRGVDLAVYSGEMVAITGPSGSGKSTLMNLIGCLDTATSGSYLLRGEEVSGMSREALASIRNRRVGFIFQSFNLLPQISAYENVEMPLIFGGMPKRNRKERVMELLDRVGLSERIDHKPTELSGGQMQRVAIARALAMDPDVILADEPTGNLDTGAGGDIMNLFIELWEQGRTILVITHDPALAKRAPRQVEIRDGNITEDIRRN, encoded by the coding sequence ATGTTACTGAGAAATTTTTTCAATTCAAAATCCAATAATCATAAACAGGAAAATGGTGAGGTAATCAGCCTTAAGAGGCTATCCAAGGTATATGATACAGGGAAGATCAAGGTGGAAGCATTAAGGGGTGTAGACCTTGCGGTTTATTCCGGTGAGATGGTAGCCATTACCGGGCCATCCGGGTCAGGTAAAAGCACGCTCATGAACCTTATCGGTTGTCTTGATACTGCCACATCAGGAAGTTACCTTTTGCGTGGTGAAGAGGTCTCAGGCATGAGCAGGGAAGCGCTCGCCAGTATAAGAAACAGGCGTGTGGGATTTATCTTTCAGAGTTTTAACCTCCTCCCCCAGATATCCGCATATGAAAATGTTGAGATGCCCCTTATCTTCGGTGGCATGCCAAAGAGAAACAGGAAGGAAAGGGTTATGGAATTACTTGACCGTGTTGGTCTTTCGGAACGTATCGATCATAAACCCACAGAGCTTTCAGGCGGGCAGATGCAGCGTGTAGCCATTGCAAGGGCCCTCGCCATGGACCCTGATGTCATCCTTGCTGATGAACCTACCGGCAACCTTGACACAGGGGCAGGAGGCGACATCATGAACCTCTTTATTGAGCTGTGGGAACAGGGGCGCACAATACTGGTTATCACCCATGACCCGGCCCTGGCAAAAAGGGCCCCGCGTCAGGTGGAGATAAGGGATGGCAACATAACAGAGGACATAAGGAGAAATTAA